From a region of the Deltaproteobacteria bacterium genome:
- a CDS encoding CoA transferase: MNNSLPLSDVKILDLMWVMAGPAGTRVLADYGATVVRVDSQRRIDTARTLQPFLNRKPGPDNSALFQNLNAGKYGLSVDLTKEAGRGVIRDLVQWADVVTESFSPRAMKGWGLDYQSLRQLKPDIIMISSCLMGQTGPWARFAGFGNLAAAISGFFNLVSWPDRPPAGPFSAYTDYVSPRFTAISILAALEHRRRTGQGQYIDQSQAEASLHFLGPALLDYTVNGRVQGGRGNRDLDLAPHGIYPALGEDRWLALVVQTEEQWRALCTLMNKPELLDDPRFATTEARLAHQDPLDEIVSAWTRTHDRFVAEELLQSRGVSAGAVRSLYEMEKDPQLQHRKHFVQLDHATLGPVTVEGSRFRMSRTPAVVERSAPTWGRDNQYVLEQILGYSEEKITELIVAEALE, translated from the coding sequence ATGAACAACTCGCTTCCTCTCTCCGATGTCAAAATCCTCGACCTGATGTGGGTCATGGCCGGACCGGCCGGCACCCGCGTCCTCGCCGACTATGGCGCCACCGTCGTCCGTGTGGACTCGCAGCGGCGCATCGACACCGCCCGCACGTTGCAACCCTTTCTCAACCGCAAACCCGGCCCGGACAATTCCGCGCTGTTCCAAAACCTCAATGCCGGCAAGTACGGTCTCTCCGTGGATCTCACCAAAGAAGCCGGGCGCGGCGTCATTCGCGACCTCGTGCAGTGGGCGGATGTGGTGACAGAATCGTTCTCGCCACGGGCCATGAAAGGCTGGGGACTGGACTACCAATCTCTACGCCAGCTCAAGCCCGACATCATCATGATTAGTTCGTGTCTCATGGGACAAACCGGACCATGGGCGCGCTTCGCCGGGTTTGGCAATCTAGCGGCAGCGATTTCCGGGTTCTTCAATCTCGTGAGTTGGCCGGATCGTCCGCCGGCTGGACCGTTCAGCGCTTATACCGACTACGTCTCGCCACGGTTCACCGCCATCTCGATCCTTGCCGCGTTAGAGCACCGCCGTCGTACTGGGCAAGGACAATATATCGATCAGTCGCAAGCCGAAGCCTCGCTGCATTTCCTCGGCCCTGCTCTTCTCGACTATACCGTCAACGGTCGGGTGCAAGGCGGCAGAGGCAACCGCGACCTCGACCTGGCCCCGCATGGCATTTATCCCGCGCTCGGAGAAGATCGCTGGCTGGCCCTCGTCGTGCAGACCGAGGAGCAGTGGCGCGCACTCTGCACGCTTATGAATAAGCCCGAGCTGCTCGACGATCCACGCTTCGCCACTACGGAAGCACGGCTGGCTCATCAAGACCCGCTCGACGAGATCGTCTCGGCCTGGACGCGCACGCACGATCGTTTCGTGGCCGAGGAACTGCTCCAATCGCGTGGGGTTTCCGCTGGCGCAGTGCGGTCGCTCTACGAAATGGAGAAAGACCCGCAGTTGCAGCACCGGAAGCATTTCGTCCAGCTCGACCATGCGACACTCGGCCCTGTGACCGTCGAGGGTTCGCGGTTTCGCATGTCCCGCACGCCTGCCGTGGTCGAGCGCTCGGCCCCCACATGGGGACGCGACAACCAATACGTGCTGGAGCAAATTCTGGGGTATAGCGAA